In Geobacter anodireducens, a genomic segment contains:
- a CDS encoding exodeoxyribonuclease V subunit alpha — MSADDLQFRDIDACFADFLCRLAGGQNDDLHRAAMHASAAVGAGHVCLHLDEAFGSDGAALAATLRALPVVGPPGGRTPLILDEKNRLYLYRYWNYEYLVAEFIKQKSAEIRPVSLPLLRAGIDRIFGPKGDDAVDWQRVAAAAAVRSGFCVISGGPGTGKTSTVVSILALLLEQAGEEGAGIALAAPTGKAAARLGDSIRDARQRLAAVTPVAERIPGQVSTIHRLLGVIPGSVRFRHNRHNPLPHRVVVVDEASMVPLPLMARLVEALAPSARLILLGDRDQLASVEAGAVLGDICDTGRAHRFSAPFREFIRDAAGEEIEGEAGDDGDGQPGTPADSLVILRRNYRFGAASAIGAASAAVNEGDGDRLMALVSGEGMDGGVALRPVPPAERLAGALAESVVAGYGEYLGQADPEQALVCFDRFRVLCAVRQGEYGVQGLNRAIERVLARQGLIDVDRVWYPGRPVMVTVNDYGLGLFNGDIGLAVADPAFSGGLAVCFPAPGGGVRKISPARLPAHETVFAMTVHKSQGSEFDRILLVLPPFDSPVLTRELVYTGLTRARTGAVIWADEEILRSAAARRSERRSGLREALWG, encoded by the coding sequence GTGAGTGCCGACGACCTGCAGTTCCGCGACATCGACGCCTGTTTTGCCGACTTCCTCTGCCGCCTGGCCGGGGGCCAGAACGACGATCTCCATCGGGCCGCCATGCACGCCAGCGCCGCCGTAGGGGCCGGCCACGTCTGCCTGCACCTGGACGAAGCCTTTGGCAGCGACGGCGCGGCCCTGGCCGCCACCCTCAGGGCCCTGCCGGTGGTGGGTCCGCCCGGTGGCCGTACCCCCCTGATTCTGGACGAAAAGAACCGCCTCTACCTTTATCGATACTGGAACTATGAATATCTAGTTGCTGAATTCATAAAGCAAAAATCCGCAGAGATCCGTCCCGTTTCCCTGCCGCTCCTGCGGGCGGGTATTGACCGGATCTTCGGGCCGAAGGGGGACGATGCCGTGGACTGGCAGCGGGTGGCTGCCGCGGCCGCGGTGCGGAGCGGCTTTTGCGTCATCTCCGGGGGGCCGGGTACCGGCAAGACCTCCACCGTGGTTTCGATCCTGGCCCTGCTCCTGGAGCAGGCCGGCGAGGAAGGGGCGGGCATTGCCCTGGCAGCGCCCACGGGCAAGGCCGCGGCGCGGCTCGGCGACTCCATCCGCGACGCCCGTCAGCGCCTGGCGGCGGTAACCCCCGTGGCGGAGCGGATCCCCGGCCAGGTCTCCACCATCCACAGGTTGCTGGGGGTGATTCCCGGCTCGGTCCGCTTCCGTCACAACCGTCACAATCCGCTGCCCCACCGGGTGGTGGTGGTGGACGAGGCCTCCATGGTGCCGCTGCCTCTCATGGCCCGGCTGGTGGAGGCCCTGGCACCGTCGGCCCGGCTCATCCTCCTGGGGGACCGGGACCAGCTCGCCTCGGTGGAGGCAGGGGCCGTGCTGGGCGACATCTGCGACACCGGGCGGGCGCACCGGTTCTCAGCCCCGTTCCGGGAGTTCATCCGTGATGCCGCGGGCGAGGAGATCGAGGGCGAAGCCGGGGACGACGGGGATGGGCAGCCGGGGACACCGGCCGACTCCCTGGTGATCCTGCGCAGGAACTACCGCTTCGGTGCGGCCAGCGCCATTGGCGCGGCCAGTGCTGCCGTGAACGAGGGCGACGGAGACCGGCTTATGGCGCTTGTGTCAGGAGAAGGGATGGACGGAGGCGTAGCGCTCCGGCCCGTGCCGCCGGCGGAGCGGCTTGCCGGGGCCCTGGCCGAGAGCGTTGTTGCGGGGTATGGCGAGTACCTGGGCCAGGCAGACCCGGAACAGGCCCTGGTCTGTTTCGACCGCTTCCGGGTCCTCTGTGCCGTCCGGCAGGGGGAGTACGGGGTGCAGGGGCTCAACCGGGCCATCGAGCGGGTCCTGGCACGGCAGGGGCTCATCGATGTCGACCGCGTCTGGTACCCGGGGCGGCCGGTCATGGTGACGGTGAACGACTACGGGCTGGGGCTCTTCAACGGTGACATCGGCCTGGCCGTTGCCGATCCCGCCTTCAGCGGCGGGCTGGCCGTCTGCTTTCCCGCGCCCGGCGGTGGAGTCAGAAAGATTTCCCCGGCCCGGTTGCCGGCCCATGAAACGGTCTTCGCCATGACGGTCCACAAGAGCCAGGGGTCCGAGTTCGACCGGATACTGCTGGTGCTCCCTCCCTTCGACAGCCCCGTGCTCACGCGGGAACTGGTCTACACGGGACTCACCCGCGCCCGGACCGGTGCGGTCATCTGGGCGGACGAGGAGATCCTGCGGTCCGCTGCGGCGCGGAGGAGCGAACGACGGTCGGGCCTGCGGGAAGCGTTGTGGGGATGA